A portion of the Podospora pseudoanserina strain CBS 124.78 chromosome 2, whole genome shotgun sequence genome contains these proteins:
- the SGT1 gene encoding Cochaperone protein (antiSMASH:Cluster_4; COG:T; EggNog:ENOG503P0UK; BUSCO:EOG09264LH2): MAATSYAYRGLEAVEKKDWAAAVPLLDKALEDSNSPLWLLARSHAHLELKNYEDALRDAELAYHVAAERGSGRKQMIDAQYRRATIYHRLKQYADSDCCAKWSMLLAEGRPAREDDGVEKNVDADGYYTVTYEDAVADNANQPDYSMRESLKDPGVKDPNAKTIKTGFESQWKRAYTWRTVVLGILKRLPKNDPGRKVHVSKIPPKPELKKVEKKAEPLVVELDSEDEKPVAKPSEPAPGSVPDEKLKLRTDFYQSNQNVTVSLFVKGTKKEELNVKFSKNQVQISPIARAAAPYVKPGDREAFSTLHLSGEINPAGSRWTATPSKIELVLQKATPGKWGSWGKEEIGIVENADQEEDIEEVTPSSSNQASAPAVKPAAAPAYPTSSRTGPKNWDKLEELEGVEDTESDVNAFFKKLYKDASPEQQRAMMKSFTESNGTALSTDWSDVKGRKVETVPPEGVEVKKWDS, encoded by the exons ATGGCGGCTACATCGTACGCCTACCGTGGCCTCGAGGCCGTCGAAAAGAAAGATTGGGCCGCTGCCGTTCCCCTTCTCGACAAGGCGCTGGAGGATTCAAACTCCCCTCTTTGGCTGTTGGCCCGCTCGCACGCCCACCTCGAACTTAAGAACTATGAGGATGCCCTCCGCGATGCCGAACTTGCGTATCACGTTGCTGCCGAGAGAGGATCTGGGAGAAAGCAAATGATCGACGCCCAGTATCGCCGTGCTACCATTTACCACAGACTCAAGCAATATGCCGACTCGGACTGCTGTGCCAAATGGAGCATGCTCTTGGCAGAGGGTCGCCCAGCTCGTGAGGATGACGGGGTTGAGAAGAACGTTGATGCCGACGGGTACTACACGGTTACATACGAGGATGCGGTTGCCGATAACGCGAACCAGCCGGATTACTCCATGAGGGAGAGCTTGAAAGATCCAGGCGTGAAAGACCCAAATGCAAAGACGATCAAGACTGGGTTTGAGTCACAGTGGAAACGAGCGTATACGTGGAGAACTGTCGTTTTGGGGATTCTTAAGAGGCTGCCGAAGAATGACCCAGGGCGCAAAGTCCATGTTTCCAAGATaccaccaaagccagagctgaagaaggtcgagaagaaggccgagccTCTGGTTGTGGAGCTggacagcgaggatgagaagccGGTTGCAAAGCCCAGCGAGCCTGCGCCGGGAAGTGTACCCGATGAAAAGCTCAAGCTTCGTACCGACTTTTACCAGTCCAACCAAAATGTAACAGTCTCACTGTTTGTCAAGGGTacgaagaaggaagagcTTAACGTCAAGTTCTCGAAGAACCAG GTTCAAATATCACCAATTGCTCGCGCCGCGGCCCCATACGTAAAGCCTGGCGACCGCGAGGCTTTCTCGACCTTGCACCTGAGCGGCGAGATCAATCCCGCTGGTTCTCGTTGGACCGCCACCCCATCGAAGATTGAGCTCGTCTTGCAGAAAGCTACACCAGGGAAGTGGGGCTCGTGGGGCAAGGAGGAAATCGGCATCGTAGAGAATGCGGATCAAGAAGAGGATATTGAAGAGGTcaccccttcttcatccaACCAGGCTTCGGCTCCTGCTGTCAAACCTGCCGCTGCTCCAGCCTACCCCACCAGCAGCCGGACCGGACCTAAGAACTGGgacaagctggaggagctggaagggGTCGAGGACACTGAGAGTGATGTCAATgccttcttcaagaagctTTACAAGGACGCCTCCCCTGAGCAGCAACGCGCCATGATGAAGAGTTTTACTGAGAGTAATGGGACAGCTCTCAGCACGGACTGGAGCGATGTGAAGGGCAGGAAGGTGGAGACGGTGCCGCCTGAGGGtgtcgaggtcaagaagtGGGATAGTTGA
- the HSX11_2 gene encoding Ceramide glucosyltransferase (antiSMASH:Cluster_4; EggNog:ENOG503NX2E; CAZy:GT21; COG:I; COG:M): MPAHNDQMPMIVQGAALVSFVWTCIIVSVQGIGICKILRNNSAPHPKPFSPTLEKDEVPHITVIRPVKGAEAGLYECLASTFQLAYPKSKLTIYLCVDSTRDPAYPVLQKVVAAYSDFDAKVFVEEQDPVLHGDGGHIDKLGPNPKIRNISRAYREAKGDIIWIADCNVWLGANSAGRMVDKLDGFLPDGTRTKPYKFVHQLPLVIDLETPKTATEEEQALLSGPINTSAPKSLLDYGGRLEEMFMATTHAKFYSAINTVGIAPCVVGKSNMFRKSHLERLTDPARNPLIPPADAARGRGVDYFSSYICEDHLIGDLIFKSKIPGFKNHGLVHGEVAIQPMSGMTVAAYIARRVRWLRVRKWTVLTATLVEPGVESLIGCLHMAFAFTTLPWFRSFFGIPPTWKAFGTIWISAVTVWMVVDRLLSAKLHKLQSVDVDENTPAFALGSTRTGGIKKKPFLTWFAAWLGREFLAFPIWTWAVLLGATVNWRGQTFRVRPDMSVTRLDDVERTSLRPSTPVAAEGANSCRSTSKDRVD, from the exons ATGCCTGCTCACAATGACCAAATGCCGATGATCGTCCAGGGCGCGGCCTTGGTCAGCTTCGTTTGGACCTGCATCATCGTTTCCGTTCAAGGAATTGGTATCTGCAAAAT CCTCCGAAACAACTCAGCTCCTCACCCAAAACctttctccccaaccctcgaGAAAGATGAAGTACCGCACATCACTGTCATTCGACCGGTAAAGGGCGCTGAGGCTGGCCTCTACGAATGTCTCGCGTCAACCTTCCAGCTTGCCTACCCCAAGTCGAAGCTCACCATCTACCTATGCGTTGATTCGACGAGAGATCCCGCCTACCCGGTTCTACAGAAAGTCGTCGCTGCCTATTCTGACTTTGACGCCAAGGTGTTCGTTGAGGAGCAAGATCCTGTTTTgcatggcgatggtgggCACATTGACAAGCTTGGGCCAAATCCCAAAATTCGCAACATCAGCCGCGCATACCGAGAGGCTAAGGGCGATATTATTTGGATAGCAGACTGTAATGTTTGGCTTGGGGCCAACTCAGCAGGAAGAATGGTGGACAAGCTGGACGGTTTCTTGCCCGATGGAACTCGCACCAAGCCCTACAAGTTTGTCCACCAACTACCTCTCGTTATTGATCTTGAGACGCCAAAGACAGCGACAGAAGAGGAACAGGCACTTCTGTCGGGGCCTATCAACACCAGCGCGCCAAAGAGCCTCCTTGACTATGGCGGCAGGCTCGAAGAAATGTTCATGGCAACCACCCACGCAAAATTCTACAGCGCCATCAATACAGTTGGTATCGCCCCCTGTGTCGTTGGCAAGAGCAACATGTTTCGCAAGTCTCACTTGGAACGCCTGACCGACCCTGCTCGaaaccccctcatcccccccgcCGATGCTGCTCGTGGGCGGGGTGTCGACTATTTCTCGTCCTACATCTGCGAGGACCACCTGATTGGCGATCTGATTTTCAAGTCGAAGATCCCAGGCTTCAAGAACCATGGGCTCGTCCACGGCGAGGTAGCTATTCAGCCCATGTCGGGCATGACTGTTGCCGCTTACATTGCTCGCCGTGTACGATGGCTTCGAGTACGAAAGTGGACCGTGTTAACGGCCACGCTTGTGGAGCCAGGTGTGGAATCTCTGATCGGGTGCCTCCACATGGCCTTTGCCTTTACAACATTGCCTTGGTTCCGCTCCTTTTTTGGAATACCTCCCACTTGGAAAGCGTTTGGTACCATTTGGATCTCGGCCGTCACTGTCTGGATGGTCGTGGACAGATTGCTGAGTGCCAAGCTGCATAAGCTGCAGAgtgttgatgtggatgaAAACACGCCGGCTTTTGCCCTGGGCTCGACGCGAACAGGAGGaatcaagaagaagccgttTTTGACTTGGTTTGCCGCTTGGCTGGGGAGAGAGTTTCTGGCATTTCCCATCTGGACCTGGGCTGTCCTTCTTGGAGCCACGGTGAATTGGAGGGGTCAGACTTTCAGGGTACGTCCGGATATGAGCGTCACCCGGCTGGATGATGTGGAGCGGACAAGTTTGCGGCCGTCGACGCCGGTCGCGGCTGAGGGCGCAAACAGCTGCCGATCGACAAGTAAGGATCGCGTTGATTAG
- the SEN2 gene encoding tRNA splicing endonuclease subunit sen2 (antiSMASH:Cluster_4; BUSCO:EOG09262WXK; EggNog:ENOG503NXNS; COG:J), whose amino-acid sequence MGHNLFVPRKISPATAPPGESSKTVTTRAPAGSPRTPLNQIYALPAPIRTFPLPAFYPNNPISLFHLVYAWLRQVLSPPSKEPSVIHIGVWDPDTCSVHVPDQASIRALWEQGFFGKGSLSRSEPNWLKRELARRGSPEGKTVSEVRTESRREERRLAKWERAKAELEAIERQRLAEAALQTPPVTTEPRPETKSAPEEEAVSAKLPPLKLPKPVVKSFSVPKLKNPVPTGLPSPPLENGVSNGHVAHGKPPVGPAEILALPNSLAKINGTLNNMMLTELRPPTGPAELLALPNSAADLVTKSGLASTVNVSGEQVNGVSPIDGLSGHTGKASAFAHTVGDAQETHKPIFPEDLLPTPCCTPTKRSATGSSVQDKEEPSQPVAKRQKSVRFSPQVESTTFNRGDPPSPGLVSPAEPAAKSNSFAVPATALEIQDKEHFQLAPEEAFFLAFSLGALKVIDPKTKEPISNERLFSLFRSYSYFPPSAGLHPDDPFLVHYAVYHHFRSLGWVPRHGIKFGVDWILYQRGPVFDHSEFGLMVMPAFSDARWEEYEHQKPKKSWSWLMGVNRVLSHVLKSLVLVYVDVPPPPVFDEAMKEGGIAAALRKYKIREVMVRRFSVNRNR is encoded by the exons ATGGGCCACAATCTGTTTGTACCTCGCAAGA TCAGTCCCGCGACTGCGCCTCCCGGCGAGTCGAGCAAAACAGTAACCACAAGGGCCCCAGCTGGGTCGCCGAGGACGCCATTGAATCAAATCTATGCGCTGCCCGCACCCATTCGGACCTTCCCTTTACCTGCGTTCTAtccaaacaacccaatcTCTCTTTTTCACTTGGTGTACGCCTGGTTGAGACAGGTTCTGTCCCCGCCATCCAAAGAACCGTCTGTCATCCATATTGGAGTATGGGATCCAGATACATGTTCTGTTCATGTCCCAGACCAAGCGTCCATCCGGGCTCTCTGGGAGCAGGGATTCTTTGGCAAAGGAAGTCTGAGTCGTAGTGAGCCTAATTGGCTGAAGAGGGAGCTCGCTCGGCGAGGTTCGCCTGAAGGAAAGACGGTGAGCGAGGTTCGCACAGAGTCGCGTCGTGAGGAACGCCGCCTTGCCAAATGGGAAAGAGCAAAGGCAGAGCTGGAGGCTATTGAACGCCAGAGGCTTGCCGAGGCTGCCCTCCAAACACCACCGGTAACAACCGAACCCCGACCTGAGACCAAGAGTGCCCCTGAGGAAGAGGCCGTGTCTGCCAAGCTCCCCCCGTTGAAGCTCCCTAAGCCTGTGGTCAAGTCATTCTCGGTGCCGAAACTGAAGAACCCAGTCCCTACTGGACTaccctcgccgcctctgGAGAATGGAGTGTCCAACGGTCATGTAGCGCACGGAAAGCCCCCTGTCGGACCTGCAGAGATTCTTGCGTTGCCTAACTCGTTGGCGAAGATCAATGGCACCCTGAACAACATGATGCTTACAGAGCTGAGACCACCCACTGGCCCAGCAGAGTTGCTGGCCCTGCCCAACTCAGCAGCAGACCTTGTCACGAAGTCGGGCTTGGCATCCACTGTGAATGTCTCTGGCGAACAGGTGAATGGTGTCAGCCCGATTGATGGCCTCAGTGGTCATACAGGAAAGGCGAGTGCCTTTGCCCACACGGTAGGTGACGCTCAGGAAACACACAAGCCCATCTTCCCCGAGGACTTGCTACCCACACCTTGCTGCACCCCTACCAAACGGTCAGCAACCGGCTCTTCCGTCCAGGATAAAGAAGAACCCTCGCAGCCCGTTGCCAAACGTCAAAAGAGCGTCCGTTTCTCTCCCCAAGTCGagtccaccaccttcaaccgTGGTGATCCGCCCAGTCCCGGTCTCGTGTCACCAGCCGAGCCAGCTGCCAAGTCGAATAGCTTTGCTGTCCCTGCTACCGCTCTGGAGATTCAGGATAAGGAACACTTCCAGCTCGCGCCCGAAGAAGCCTTCTTTCTCGCCTTCTCACTTGGCGCTCTCAAGGTCATCGACCCCAAGACCAAAGAACCAATCTCTAACGAGCGACTGTTCAGTCTTTTCCGCTCCTATTCCTACTTCCCCCCCTCGGCTGGTCTTCACCCTGACGACCCGTTTCTCGTACACTACGCCGTTTATCATCACTTCCGCTCCCTCGGCTGGGTGCCACGTCATGGCATCAAGTTTGGTGTCGATTGGATTTTGTACCAACGTGGTCCGGTGTTTGATCACAGTGAGTTTGGCCTGATGGTCATGCCTGCTTTCTCGGATGCTCGGTGGGAGGAATACGAACATCAAAAGCCGAAGAAGTCGTGGTCTTGGCTGATGGGTGTCAACCGTGTGCTGTCACACGTCTTGAAGAGTCTGGTGCTTGTTTACGTCGACgtgccgcctcctcctgtttTCGATGAGGCGATGAAGGAGGGTggcattgctgctgctctcagGAAGTACAAGATACGGGAGGTTATGGTCAGGAGATTTTCCGTCAACCGCAACAGATGA
- a CDS encoding hypothetical protein (EggNog:ENOG503P0CD; COG:Q) translates to MDFATCTDDASFGPSVQGCRGDFDFTLKFEKIFLAIIPAAIFIALSLPRIVQLHRKPGIVGGVILRYLKLISIAIYGIFVFCQLVLSIAKSRKLGIYFIPADALALTSSICMLLLSSLEHTKSPRPSIFLNAYLFIATLLDISQTRTIWLASSNHDELNYASIFTVGVAIRALLIVLESQSKSRWILQWEKGAHSPEETAGLYGLGAYFWLNKLFLRGYRGVLTIDDLFPLDHNIASAKLYAEAGHNFEGTKLGKRRHGLAKAVMKALAVSFLLPVGPRIAFGAFQLCQPFLIETLLGYLEQPVEMSPKNIGYGLIGAGLLIYVGMAVSSAFYWYFQERAMYMTRGLLAAAVYRKTTEARISAADDSAALTLMSADIERVLVGCLEMHEFWANMVEVVFACWLLSRKIGVAFTAPVIVVGVCVVCSFFLAKLTGPRQKAWMERIQKRVGLTTNMITQMKHLKISGLSAPVEESIQAMRVDELGAGARFRIVQVYAAAVGYTPLCLSPVVTFAFASRTLDVTTIFTSISYILLLANPLGSLFQHIPSFLAALTCLNRIQAFLAQDYRTDFRQSEILMDRSASSPTSKLGSESVEVHADPGLEITDGKFGWDNDKTALHDIDIRIPHSSLTIVIGPVASGKSTLCKALLGEVPVFGGTLHVASRFRKIGYCDQTPYLSNATIRENIIGFDAFNQERFDEVVEATVLRQDLELLPQGDETNVGSNGISLSGGQKQRVSMARALYTDSKLLVFDDILSGLDADTEEQVFRRVFSPDGLLRRRGATVVLCTHSIRHLPSADHIVALGSDGRIVEQGTFQELMKNDMYVNSLGVQECDAASSKEDLAVQEKPGLSTTLKMTPNKVTAFSPEADKTRATGDFTIYQYYLARLNLFGVIVLIMAGFGWGFCINFSTIWLKFWSEDVASPQPQRSNAFYNGLYALFQLGALMSLFLSALVVFTSMITISGARLHLETLRTVINAPLKFFTTTDTGIVTNLFSQDMTLVDGQLPMALVNLILYIFNCLGMAAVVATASPYLAVAYPFLAVVLYGIQKFYLRTSRQIRLLDLEAKSPLYSHFIDTIKGLATYRAFGWVPESVKKNDILLDTSQRPAYLLAMIQRWLAFTLQIVVAVLAVAVITLSTQMRTNTAFTGASLVTLMIFGEAFSYIIRFYTMLETSIGAVSRLKAFGETGGRGFAAGEEWPAKGEIKMTGVSASYGGDEDGKPGVEGQNFALKDLNIDILPGQKVAICGRSGSGKSSLLLLLLRLLDPISSPASTIEIDSLPLAKIHRSTLRQRIIAVPQDPVFLPDGTSFQANLDPFGLASEEECRSVLGIVSLWQSFVSERGGLQAPMSSDTLSQGQKQLFSLARAILRGRIRGRGKGKQNEGGVLLLDEVSSSVDKDTDEAMQRMILDEFAGYTIVMVSHRLGMVMNFDRVVVMDEGRIVEDGKPRELVDQEGSRFRDLWMVGRRKRN, encoded by the exons aTGGACTTCGCAACCTGTACCGACGACGCGTCGTTTGGACCGTCGGTCCAGGGCTGCCGAGGGGATTTCGACTTCACTCTCAAATTTGAAAAGATATTTCTCGCCATTATTCCAGCTGCCATTTTCATTGCACTTTCTCTACCAAGAATCGTCCAGCTACACCGCAAGCCAGGtattgttggaggggttATTTTGCGTTACTTGAAGCTG ATATCTATAGCCATCTACGGCATCTTTGTGTTCTGCCAGCTAGTCTTGAGCATTGCAAAATCACGGAAATTGGGCATATACTTCATTCCTGCCGATGCCTTGGCTCTCACATCTAGTATTTGCATGCTTCTACTCTCTTCCCTCGAACACACCAAATCACCACGTCCATCCATCTTCTTGAACGCCTATCTCTTTATCGCCACTCTCCTGGATATCTCCCAGACTAGAACCATATGGCTGGCATCCTCGAATCATGACGAGCTCAACTACGCTAGCATCTTCACTGTTGGCGTAGCTATCAGGGCTCTTCTTATTGTGCTCGAATCCCAATCCAAGTCAAGATGGATTCTACAATGGGAAAAAGGTGCCCACAGTCCCGAGGAAACAGCAGGTCTCTACGGTCTTGGTGCATACTTCTGGCTCAACAAGCTGTTTTTGAGGGGATATCGAGGTGTCCTCACCATTGATGATCTCTTCCCCTTAGACCATAATATCGCTTCTGCCAAGCTGTACGCTGAAGCTGGTCATAATTTCGAGGGTACAAAGCTGGGAAAGCGGCGGCACGGACTGGCAAAGGCAGTCATGAAAGCTTTGGCTGTGTCCTTTTTGTTGCCCGTCGGACCTCGTATTGCGTTCGGGGCCTTCCAGCTTTGCCAACCTTTCCTCATCGAAACACTCCTGGGATACCTTGAACAGCCCGTCGAAATGAGTCCGAAGAACATCGGATACGGATTGATCGGCGCGGGACTGCTTATCTATGTCGGTATGGCAGTGTCATCAGCCTTTTACTGGTACTTTCAAGAACGCGCCATGTACATGACCCGCGGCCTACTTGCCGCTGCCGTGTACAGAAAGACAACCGAAGCCAGAATCTCAGCTGCCGACGATTCGGCCGCCCTCACCTTGATGAGTGCCGATATCGAACGCGTTCTGGTCGGATGCTTGGAGATGCACGAGTTTTGGGCCAACATGGTCGAGGTCGTCTTTGCCTGCTGGTTACTGTCCAGGAAAATCGGGGTTGCCTTCACCGCCCCTGTCATTGTCGTCGGCGTTTGTGTTgtctgctccttcttccttgCCAAGCTTACTGGCCCTAGGCAAAAGGCTTGGATGGAGAGGATACAAAAGCGAGTAGGGCTCACCACGAACATGATCACACAGATGAAGCACCTCAAGATATCTGGCCTCTCGGCTCCAGTTGAGGAGTCGATTCAGGCCATGAGGGTGGACGAGCTCGGGGCTGGGGCAAGATTCCGGATCGTCCAGGTTTATGCAGCGGCAGTGGGTTACACTCCGTTGTGCCTTTCCCCTGTTGTAacctttgcctttgcctccAGGACATTAGATGTGACTACGATCTTCACGTCCATTTCCTACATTCTGCTGTTGGCCAACCCTCTGGGATCACTGTTCCAGCATATCCCAAGTTTCCTGGCGGCCCTGACGTGTCTGAATCGCATTCAGGCTTTTCTGGCACAAGATTATCGCACCGACTTTCGCCAGTCCGAGATCCTTATGGACCGCAGTGCCAGCTCACCCACGTCAAAGCTGGGTTCGGAAAGTGTTGAGGTTCACGCCGACCCCGGCCTTGAGATCACGGATGGCAAGTTTGGTTGGGACAACGACAAGACTGCTCTTCATGATATCGATATCCGCATCCCACACTCCAGTTTGACCATCGTCATTGGGCCCGTGGCTTCTGGCAAGTCGACGCTCTGCAAAGCTTTGCTGGGCGAAGTGCCTGTATTTGGAGGTACACTTCATGTGGCAAGCCGCTTCCGCAAAATTGGGTATTGCGACCAGACCCCTTACCTCTCGAACGCAACAATCAGGGAAAACATCATTGGCTTCGACGCCTTCAATCAAGAACGATTTGACGAAGTCGTTGAAGCTACCGTGCTTCGCCAAGACCTCGAACTTCTGCCCCAAGGTGACGAGACCAATGTTGGAAGCAATGGGATATCCCTGAGTGGAGGACAGAAGCAACGGGTGTCGATGGCCAGAGCTTTGTATACGGACTCGAAGTTGTTGGTTTTTGACGACATTCTCAGCGGCTTGGACGCTGACACGGAGGAACAAGTGTTTCGCCGTGTCTTCTCCCCGGATGGCTTGTTACGTCGGAGAGGAGCTACAGTTGTCCTTTGCACCCACTCCATCCGACACCTACCATCGGCAGACCACATCGTCGCACTGGGTTCAGATGGCAGGATTGTCGAGCAGGGGACCTTTCAGGAGCTGATGAAGAATGACATGTACGTCAACAGCTTGGGTGTCCAGGAGTGCGATGCCGCAAGCTCGAAGGAGGATTTGGCAGTACAGGAAAAACCAGGTCTGAGCACGACTCTGAAGATGACCCCGAACAAGGTCACGGCCTTCAGCCCAGAAGCGGACAAGACGAGGGCAACGGGCGACTTTACGATATACCAGTATTATCTTGCTCGCCTCAACCTCTTTGGCGTTATTGTATTGATCATGGCAGGCTTCGGCTGGGGTTTCTGCATCAACTTCTCCACAATCTGGCTGAAGTTCTGGTCAGAGGATGTCGCATCGCCTCAGCCACAGCGGTCCAATGCGTTCTACAATGGATTATACGCGCTGTTCCAGTTGGGTGCACTGATGTCTCTGTTCCTTTCGGCTTTGGTGGTCTTTACCTCCATGATCACAATATCAGGGGCTAGACTACATCTCGAAACGCTCCGAACGGTCATCAACGCGCCTCTCAAGTTCTTTACGACAACCGATACTGGTATCGTGACCAACTTGTTCTCACAGGATATGACTTTGGTCGACGGGCAGCTTCCCATGGCGCTTGTCAATCTCATACTGTACATCTTCAACTGCCTCGGAATGGCGGCAGTGGTTGCTACAGCGTCCCCTTATCTGGCCGTTGCTTACCCGTTCCTGGCGGTGGTCTTGTACGGGATTCAAAAGTTTTATCTGCGGACGTCGAGACAGATCCGATTGCTGGATTTGGAGGCCAAGAGCCCGCTGTA CTCCCACTTTATCGACACGATCAAAGGTCTCGCTACATACCGCGCCTTTGGCTGGGTGCCTGAGTCTGTCAAGAAGaatgacatcctcctcgacactTCTCAAAGACCGGCGTATCTCCTAGCCATGATCCAGCGCTGGCTGGCTTTTACGCTGCagattgttgttgctgtgttggcAGTGGCGGTGATCACCCTGTCGACGCAGATGCGCACAAATACTGCGTTTACTGGAGCCAGTTTGGTGACGCTGATGATCTTTGGGGAGGCGTTTTCGTACATTATCAGGTTTTACACCATGTTGGAAACGTCGATTGGTGCTGTCAGTCGGTTGAAGGCGTTTGGGGAGACG ggagggagaggatttgCTGCCGGGGAGGAGTGGCCGGCGAAGGGAGAGATTAAGATGACGGGAGTGTCGGCTTCGTATGG CGGggacgaggatggcaagCCGGGAGTAGAAGGCCAGAACTTCGCCCTCAAAGATCTGAACATTGATATCCTTCCAGGTCAGAAGGTGGCCATCTGCGGTAGAAGCGGCAG CGGcaaatcctccctcctcctcctcctcctccgcctcctcgaccCTATTTCttcccccgcctccaccatAGAAATCGACtctctccccctcgccaaaaTCCACCGCTCCACCCTCCGCCAGCGCATCATCGCCGTCCCCCAAGACCCAGTCTTCCTCCCAGACGGAACGTCCTTCCAAGCCAACCTCGACCCGTTTGGGCTCGCCTCCGAAGAAGAATGTCGCTCCGTGTTGGGGATTGTCTCCCTCTGGCAGTCCTTTGTTTCGGAACGAGGCGGCTTGCAAGCGCCCATGTCATCAGACACGTTATCTCAGGGACAAAAACAGCTTTTTAGCTTGGCGAGGGCGATTCTCAGAGGACGGATCCGTGGTAGAGGCAAGGGGAAACAAAACGAGGGAGGGGtgctgcttcttgatgaggTTAGTTCTAGTGTGGATAAGGATACTGACGAGGCGATGCAGAGGATGATTTTGGATGAGTTTGCTGGGTATACCATTGTGATGGTCAGCCATCGGCTGGGTATGGTGATGAATTTTGACAGGGTGGTTGTTATGGATGAGGGGAGGATCGTGGAGGATGGTAAGCCGAGAGAGCTTGTTGACCAGGAGGGTTCGAGGTTTAGGGATTtgtggatggtggggaggaggaagaggaattGA
- a CDS encoding hypothetical protein (COG:S; EggNog:ENOG503PEV2) — protein MVPTITRLAGFLALFGAVHSAPASLDQATVSIGLEGREIVPVQWNLPININDPNGKKVAVTGTIEEAVARMEAHFPGWNESFVAQLPAVQLPSRFGLRADNDPELGNVVSTDCNIPGEPQSEYRIGQGVSYLRGLSGKASNNPGKCGRVSCSYHTAIYWCNEDTVDKEVEWNAIADGAYDVCRNCEKQDDKGVYHAKGTVTFKEKFSVTVREDWENC, from the exons ATGGtgcccaccatcacccgcctCGCCGGCTTCCTGGCTCTCTTTGGC GCTGTTCACAGCGCCCCCGCTTCCCTTGACCAGGCCACTGTCTCCATTGGCTTGGAGGGCCGCGAGATTGTTCCGGTCCAGTGgaacctccccatcaacatcaacgaccCCAATGGCAAGAAGGTCGCTGTCACCGGTACCATCGAAGAGGCAGTCGCCAGGATGGAAGCCCACTTCCCTGGTTGGAACGAATCTTTTGTGGCTCAGCTGCCCGCCGTCCAGCTGCCCTCGCGCTTCGGCCTTAGGGCGGACAACGACCCGGAGTTGGGCAACGTGGTGTCTACTGACTGCAATATTCCCGGGGAGCCGCAGAGCGAGTATCGTATTGGCCAGGGGGTCTCGTACTTGCGTGGCTTGTCGGGCAAAGCGAGCAACAATCCGGGCAAGTGTGGACGTGTCAGCTGCTCCTATCACACTGCCATCTACTGGTGCAATGAG GATACGGTCGACAAGGAGGTCGAGTGGAACGCCATTGCTGATGGAGCATATGACGTTTGTAGGAACTGCGAGAAGCAAGATGACAAGGGAGTTTACCATGCCAAGGGCACGGTGACATTCAAGGAGAAGTTCAGTGTCACTGTCAGGGAGGACTGGGAAAACTGCTAA